In Anopheles gambiae chromosome 2, idAnoGambNW_F1_1, whole genome shotgun sequence, a single window of DNA contains:
- the LOC1275046 gene encoding SR-related and CTD-associated factor 8 isoform X3 gives METVRVFNQELSGLYESKPPISKAKMASITRSAMKAIKFYKHVVQSVEKFIQKCKCEYKIPGLYVIDSIVRQSRHQFGPEKDVFAPRFARNMESTFAHLFRCPPEDKSKIIRVLNLWQKNMVFLPEVIQPLFDLANPDHPIHQQYNAQVLQEQAAGANGMNPGGLPHDSPVGGSMGGGMDDHGGQLQMGETKQLDPSTIRQLQQFQQILMRQTSGDQANAVSKDQVKFNKKLLDFDYGSDDDDDKNSPSVPLPANAGMPDLSQVPAGNIAQILSDPNVLKQLQNLQKLKQQEEKQTKLSEMMLKEEKFEKHLASVLMKLPFANECDLSRQPPIDVNAGHSKDVDTDNDVSITGVEILGDPIPVGGSRGGGIGLGGSGTASGSGNNDRYKSSSSSSRRKSRSRSPRDRRGGGTSGRRGRSHSRSRSASPRSSRRRSSRDRGGTSAKDREREKEHERERKRKGLPEMKKEHLSVCSTTLWVGHLSKLVQQEELSDTFGKYGDIVSIDMIPPRGCAFIVMNRRQDAFKCMQSLKNHKMHGRTITISWAAGKGVKSKEWKDYWDLDLGVSYIPWSKLSPSTDLETLEDGGMFDEDTIPQWMKEKSTAGGTAAAGPSAAAAAAAAAAAMGLGLAPGMGLKKLDGSDLSTAAAAAAAAAAAGMLNPSLFPLSAVDTSQPPPTAMMGMGMPPFPMGPVARLPIPMGIPMGPNMVPGLGINVPPPGMMMPGNPPPLPMGGFGVLPPPPPSSSSSAAPDDMDIEMEDEHTSNPAPMVGGGQGAGAFFNQPPPPLMPPTANLGPQPGPPGNVAGFFGGSAAGPNMPGSGPNMPDNGGMLDGGSDDADGEANMAGGRGARDGFLHGSDEARDNLRGRGGSDRSRDRDQRGGGFERGAGGDGGGRRDRGDRGSRWGGGGNDRGGGNNFRGTGGGNNQQDDRPLSERLRELAGVLEFNNQQQRAGGVGVGGGRLFARVGNDGDDFGNRDADFTRRGGNFQQNRFNNNAAGGNGDLAGRNQGRNGPFGNQQQGGRGGMFGNRLGRNNNQQQQRGGQFFNEDRQQQQGGFFDRNEDSNGYDSGGNNNGPNNRRNWNDRAGGRGNNGGNNRDEGNRGRGRQQNWRSGDESAGEGGGSGGGQRFNNARGGGNNNRGNGGGNRPGAAARWDDDNESWDDANNRPTTGRQTQFGASNRQRRNSGGNDEQENDQQEQRREGQSENDDMAICDDQSRHSENDTARDMHNVPLNRQDDDGDAMGDRRFQRNHHRRNDDADDERPQPILYSPEPEEEPDEMGGNDQYAREDNTNYHQGDDNGGQDHPNRGVEATNELMNQCQPQEDSSQFGGASADDRFEEQREQEQAAPSSAMEQGVRDEDNDYSHPEKQQDLPEDDRNETAAASSSSPTMPTPCQEQNNEPSVQSNDTAEEEPASGEPAAC, from the exons ATGGAGACGGTCCGGGTCTTCAACCAGGAG CTGTCCGGGCTCTATGAGTCAAAGCCGCCCATATCGAAGGCCAAAATGGCCTCGATTACCCGCAGTGCCATGAAGGCGATCAAGTTCTACAAGCATGTGGTGCAGAGTGTGGAAAAGTTTATCCAGAAGTGCAAGTGCGAATACAAGATTCCCGGCCTGTACGTGATCGATTCGATTGTGCGGCAATCGCGTCATCAGTTCGGTCCGGAGAAGGATGTGTTCGCACCGCGGTTTGCACGCAACATGGAGTCCACGTTTGCGCATCTGTTTCGCTGCCCGCCCGAAGATAAG AGCAAAATTATCCGGGTGCTAAATCTCTGGCAGAAGAACATGGTCTTTTTGCCCGAAGTCATCCAACCGCTGTTTGACCTCGCGAATCCGGACCACCCGATCCACCAGCAGTACAATGCACAGGTGCTGCAGGAGCAGGCGGCGGGGGCGAACGGGATGAACCCGGGCGGGCTGCCACACGACTCGCCGGTAGGAGGTTCGATGGGTGGTGGCATGGATGACCACGGCGGTCAGCTGCAGATGGGCGAAACG AAACAACTCGACCCGTCCACCATCCGGCAGCTGCAGCAATTTCAGCAAATTCTGATGCGCCAAACGTCCGGCGATCAAGCCAACGCAGTGTCGAAGGATCAGGTGAAGTTCAACAAGAAGCTGCTGGACTTCGATTACGGCagcgatgatgacgacgataaGAACTCGCCATCGGTACCGTTACCGGCAAACGCCGGTATGCCCGATCTGTCGCAGGTGCCCGCCGGCAACATTGCGCAGATTTTGTCCGACCCGAATGTGCTGAAACAGCTGCAGAACCTGCAGAAGCTGAAGCAGCAGGAGGAGAAGCAAACGAAGCTGTCGGAAATGATGCTGAAGGAGGAGAAGTTCGAGAAGCATCTTGCCAGCGTCCTGATGAAGTTACCCTTCGCCAACGAGTGCGATCTTAGTCGGCAGCCACCGATTGATGTAAATGCCG GTCACTCGAAGGATGTTGATACTGATAACGACGTCTCAATAACAGGAGTTGAG ATCCTGGGAGATCCCATACCGGTTGGTGGCAGCCGCGGCGGAGGCATCGGACTGGGAGGCAGTGGAACCGCTAGTGGAAGTGGCAACAACGATCGCTACAAatcatcgtcgtcctcgtcgcgGCGTAAAAGCAGATCCCGATCACCGCGCGATCGCCGGGGCGGTGGAACCAGCGGACGGCGCGGTCGTTCGCATTCCCGTTCGCGGTCAGCTTCGCCAAGATCGTCCCGCAGGCGTTCGTCCCGCGATCGCGGTGGCACGTCGGCCAAGGATCGGGAACGGGAGAAGGAACATGAGCGGGAGCGCAAACGGAAGGGTTTGCCGGAGATGAAAAAAGAGCACCTGAGTG TTTGCAGCACGACACTGTGGGTCGGGCATCTCTCGAAGCTGGTTCAGCAGGAGGAGCTATCGGACACGTTCGGCAAGTATGGTGACATCGTGAGCATCGATATGATACCGCCCAGGGGCTGTGCGTTTATCGTCATGAACCGGAGGCAGGATGCGTTCAAGTGCATGCAAAGCCTCAAGAACCATAAGATGCACGGGCGCACCATCACGATCTCTTGGGCCGCCGGCAAAGGCGTCAAGAGCAAGGAATGGAAGGACTACTGGGATCTGGATCTGGGCGTAAGCTACATTCCCTGGTCCAAGTTAAGCCCCAGCACGGATCTCGAAACGCTCGAGGATGGCGGTATGTTCGACGAGGATACAATTCCCCAGTGGATGAAGGAGAAATCGACCGCAGGCGGAACGGCTGCAGCCGGaccatcggcagcagcagcagcagcagctgccgcCGCAGCCATGGGCCTTGGTTTGGCACCGGGCATGGGCTTAAAGAAGCTGGACGGTTCGGACCTGTCgacggcagcggcggcagctgcagctgctgcggcCGCCGGAATGCTAAATCCGTCTCTGTTCCCACTGAGTGCGGTCGACACAAGTCAGCCACCGCCAACCGCTATGATGGGAATGGGAATGCCACCCTTCCCGATGGGCCCAGTGGCAAG ACTGCCAATTCCGATGGGTATCCCGATGGGACCGAACATGGTGCCTGGCTTGGGAATCAATGTGCCCCCTCCAGGGATGATGATGCCAGGCAATCCCCCGCCGCTGCCGATGGGCGGTTTCGGTGTGCTGCCTCCGCCGCCGCCTTCGTCCAGTTCATCTGCTGCTCCGG ATGATATGGACATCGAGATGGAGGACGAACACACTTCCAACCCTGCCCCGATGGTCGGCGGTGGCCAGGGTGCCGGTGCATTCTTTAATcagccaccgccaccgttgaTGCCGCCGACCGCAAACCTTGGCCCCCAACCGGGACCACCGGGTAATGTTGCTGGTTTCTTTGGCGGTTCGGCGGCAGGGCCAAACATGCCGGGTTCCGGACCAAATATGCCCGACAACGGGGGCATGCTGGATGGAGGCAGCGATGACGCCGACGGCGAAGCGAACATGGCAGGTGGTCGCGGTGCGAGAGATGGCTTTCTGCACGGCAGCGACGAGGCGCGAGATAATCTTCGGGGTCGGGGCGGTAGTGACCGTAGCAGGGACCGTGATCAGCGAGGCGGTGGCTTCGAAAGAGGAGCTGGCGGTGACGGTGGTGGTCGACGCGATCGAGGTGATCGGGGCAGCCGGTGGGGTGGCGGTGGAAATGATCGCGGAGGAGGCAATAATTTCCGCGGCACCGGTGGCGGCAACAACCAGCAGGATGATCGACCTCTGTCAGAGCGGCTGCGGGAGCTGGCTGGCGTTTTGGAATTCAATAATCAACAGCAACGCGCCGGGGGCGTTGGTGTCGGCGGCGGTCGTCTCTTCGCGCGAGTGGGCAATGATGGAGACG ATTTTGGCAACCGGGACGCAGACTTTACGCGACGCGGCGGAAACTTCCAGCAGAATAGGTTCAACAACAATGCGGCTGGTGGAAACGGTGACCTCGCCGGGCGTAACCAGGGTCGCAATGGACCGTTCGGCAACCAGCAGCAGGGTGGACGCGGCGGAATGTTTGGCAACCGGCTCGGAAGAAATaacaaccagcagcaacagcgtggTGGTCAGTTTTTCAATGAAGaccggcaacagcagcagggtgGCTTCTTCGATCGCAACGAAGATAGCAATGGTTACGATTCTGGTGGTAACAACAATGGCCCCAACAATCGTCGCAACTGGAACGATCGCGCGGGCGGTCGGGGCAACAACGGAGGCAACAACCGCGACGAAGGTAACCGTGGACGGGGAAGGCAACAGAATTGGCGCAGTGGCGATGAAAGTGCGGGTGAAGGTGGTGGCTCTGGAGGAGGCCAGCGGTTCAATAATGCCCGCGGAGGAGGCAACAATAACCGTGGCAATGGTGGAGGCAATCGCCCCGGTGCTGCGGCCCGATGGGACGATGACAACGAGTCGTGGGACGATGCTAACAATAGGCCGACCACCGGACGGCAAACACAGTTCGGAGCAAGCAACCGCCAGCGTAGAAACTCGGGCGGAAATGACGAGCAAGAGAACGATCAGCAGGAGCAACGCCGAGAAGGACAATCGGAAAATGACGACATGGCGATTTGCGATGACCAGTCCAGACACAGTGAAAACGATACCGCCAGAGATATGCACAATGTCCCGCTGAACAGACAAGATGATGACGGCGATGCCATGGGCGATCGACGATTCCAGCGCAATCATCATCGCCGAAACGATGATGCAGATGACGAAAGGCCACAGCCCATCCTGTACTCCCCCGAACCGGAAGAGGAGCCGGACGAAATGGGTGGCAATGACCAGTATGCTCGGGAGGATAATACAAACTACCACCAAGGGGACGATAATGGTGGCCAAGATCATCCTAACCGTGGAGTGGAAGCCACCAATGAGCTGATGAATCAATGTCAGCCACAGGAAGATAGCTCGCAATTCGGCGGAGCATCGGCGGACGATCGGTTCGAAGAGCAGCGAGAACAGGAGCAAGCAGCTCCTTCGTCTGCCATGGAACAAGGTGTACGGGATGAGGATAATGACTACTCCCATCCGGAAAAGCAACAGGATCTGCCCGAGGACGATCGCAATGAGACTGCAGCAGCATCTTCATCTTCCCCGACGATGCCCACCCCCTGCCAGGAACAAAACAATGAGCCTAGTGTTCAATCGAATGACACCGCCGAAGAGGAACCAGCTTCTGGCGAACCTGCTGCATGTTGA
- the LOC1275046 gene encoding SR-related and CTD-associated factor 8 isoform X4, with protein sequence MCSHRGLHATWSPRLRICFAARPKISKIIRVLNLWQKNMVFLPEVIQPLFDLANPDHPIHQQYNAQVLQEQAAGANGMNPGGLPHDSPVGGSMGGGMDDHGGQLQMGETKQLDPSTIRQLQQFQQILMRQTSGDQANAVSKDQVKFNKKLLDFDYGSDDDDDKNSPSVPLPANAGMPDLSQVPAGNIAQILSDPNVLKQLQNLQKLKQQEEKQTKLSEMMLKEEKFEKHLASVLMKLPFANECDLSRQPPIDVNAGHSKDVDTDNDVSITGVEILGDPIPVGGSRGGGIGLGGSGTASGSGNNDRYKSSSSSSRRKSRSRSPRDRRGGGTSGRRGRSHSRSRSASPRSSRRRSSRDRGGTSAKDREREKEHERERKRKGLPEMKKEHLSVCSTTLWVGHLSKLVQQEELSDTFGKYGDIVSIDMIPPRGCAFIVMNRRQDAFKCMQSLKNHKMHGRTITISWAAGKGVKSKEWKDYWDLDLGVSYIPWSKLSPSTDLETLEDGGMFDEDTIPQWMKEKSTAGGTAAAGPSAAAAAAAAAAAMGLGLAPGMGLKKLDGSDLSTAAAAAAAAAAAGMLNPSLFPLSAVDTSQPPPTAMMGMGMPPFPMGPVARLPIPMGIPMGPNMVPGLGINVPPPGMMMPGNPPPLPMGGFGVLPPPPPSSSSSAAPGMMGNGGGAANLMSSSSNMSKSSADDMDIEMEDEHTSNPAPMVGGGQGAGAFFNQPPPPLMPPTANLGPQPGPPGNVAGFFGGSAAGPNMPGSGPNMPDNGGMLDGGSDDADGEANMAGGRGARDGFLHGSDEARDNLRGRGGSDRSRDRDQRGGGFERGAGGDGGGRRDRGDRGSRWGGGGNDRGGGNNFRGTGGGNNQQDDRPLSERLRELAGVLEFNNQQQRAGGVGVGGGRLFARVGNDGDDFGNRDADFTRRGGNFQQNRFNNNAAGGNGDLAGRNQGRNGPFGNQQQGGRGGMFGNRLGRNNNQQQQRGGQFFNEDRQQQQGGFFDRNEDSNGYDSGGNNNGPNNRRNWNDRAGGRGNNGGNNRDEGNRGRGRQQNWRSGDESAGEGGGSGGGQRFNNARGGGNNNRGNGGGNRPGAAARWDDDNESWDDANNRPTTGRQTQFGASNRQRRNSGGNDEQENDQQEQRREGQSENDDMAICDDQSRHSENDTARDMHNVPLNRQDDDGDAMGDRRFQRNHHRRNDDADDERPQPILYSPEPEEEPDEMGGNDQYAREDNTNYHQGDDNGGQDHPNRGVEATNELMNQCQPQEDSSQFGGASADDRFEEQREQEQAAPSSAMEQGVRDEDNDYSHPEKQQDLPEDDRNETAAASSSSPTMPTPCQEQNNEPSVQSNDTAEEEPASGEPAAC encoded by the exons ATGTGTTCGCACCGCGGTTTGCACGCAACATGGAGTCCACGTTTGCGCATCTGTTTCGCTGCCCGCCCGAAGATAAG CAAAATTATCCGGGTGCTAAATCTCTGGCAGAAGAACATGGTCTTTTTGCCCGAAGTCATCCAACCGCTGTTTGACCTCGCGAATCCGGACCACCCGATCCACCAGCAGTACAATGCACAGGTGCTGCAGGAGCAGGCGGCGGGGGCGAACGGGATGAACCCGGGCGGGCTGCCACACGACTCGCCGGTAGGAGGTTCGATGGGTGGTGGCATGGATGACCACGGCGGTCAGCTGCAGATGGGCGAAACG AAACAACTCGACCCGTCCACCATCCGGCAGCTGCAGCAATTTCAGCAAATTCTGATGCGCCAAACGTCCGGCGATCAAGCCAACGCAGTGTCGAAGGATCAGGTGAAGTTCAACAAGAAGCTGCTGGACTTCGATTACGGCagcgatgatgacgacgataaGAACTCGCCATCGGTACCGTTACCGGCAAACGCCGGTATGCCCGATCTGTCGCAGGTGCCCGCCGGCAACATTGCGCAGATTTTGTCCGACCCGAATGTGCTGAAACAGCTGCAGAACCTGCAGAAGCTGAAGCAGCAGGAGGAGAAGCAAACGAAGCTGTCGGAAATGATGCTGAAGGAGGAGAAGTTCGAGAAGCATCTTGCCAGCGTCCTGATGAAGTTACCCTTCGCCAACGAGTGCGATCTTAGTCGGCAGCCACCGATTGATGTAAATGCCG GTCACTCGAAGGATGTTGATACTGATAACGACGTCTCAATAACAGGAGTTGAG ATCCTGGGAGATCCCATACCGGTTGGTGGCAGCCGCGGCGGAGGCATCGGACTGGGAGGCAGTGGAACCGCTAGTGGAAGTGGCAACAACGATCGCTACAAatcatcgtcgtcctcgtcgcgGCGTAAAAGCAGATCCCGATCACCGCGCGATCGCCGGGGCGGTGGAACCAGCGGACGGCGCGGTCGTTCGCATTCCCGTTCGCGGTCAGCTTCGCCAAGATCGTCCCGCAGGCGTTCGTCCCGCGATCGCGGTGGCACGTCGGCCAAGGATCGGGAACGGGAGAAGGAACATGAGCGGGAGCGCAAACGGAAGGGTTTGCCGGAGATGAAAAAAGAGCACCTGAGTG TTTGCAGCACGACACTGTGGGTCGGGCATCTCTCGAAGCTGGTTCAGCAGGAGGAGCTATCGGACACGTTCGGCAAGTATGGTGACATCGTGAGCATCGATATGATACCGCCCAGGGGCTGTGCGTTTATCGTCATGAACCGGAGGCAGGATGCGTTCAAGTGCATGCAAAGCCTCAAGAACCATAAGATGCACGGGCGCACCATCACGATCTCTTGGGCCGCCGGCAAAGGCGTCAAGAGCAAGGAATGGAAGGACTACTGGGATCTGGATCTGGGCGTAAGCTACATTCCCTGGTCCAAGTTAAGCCCCAGCACGGATCTCGAAACGCTCGAGGATGGCGGTATGTTCGACGAGGATACAATTCCCCAGTGGATGAAGGAGAAATCGACCGCAGGCGGAACGGCTGCAGCCGGaccatcggcagcagcagcagcagcagctgccgcCGCAGCCATGGGCCTTGGTTTGGCACCGGGCATGGGCTTAAAGAAGCTGGACGGTTCGGACCTGTCgacggcagcggcggcagctgcagctgctgcggcCGCCGGAATGCTAAATCCGTCTCTGTTCCCACTGAGTGCGGTCGACACAAGTCAGCCACCGCCAACCGCTATGATGGGAATGGGAATGCCACCCTTCCCGATGGGCCCAGTGGCAAG ACTGCCAATTCCGATGGGTATCCCGATGGGACCGAACATGGTGCCTGGCTTGGGAATCAATGTGCCCCCTCCAGGGATGATGATGCCAGGCAATCCCCCGCCGCTGCCGATGGGCGGTTTCGGTGTGCTGCCTCCGCCGCCGCCTTCGTCCAGTTCATCTGCTGCTCCGGGTATGATGggtaatggtggtggtgcggcaAATCTGATGAGTTCTAGCTCCAATATGAGTAAATCGTCCGCAGATGATATGGACATCGAGATGGAGGACGAACACACTTCCAACCCTGCCCCGATGGTCGGCGGTGGCCAGGGTGCCGGTGCATTCTTTAATcagccaccgccaccgttgaTGCCGCCGACCGCAAACCTTGGCCCCCAACCGGGACCACCGGGTAATGTTGCTGGTTTCTTTGGCGGTTCGGCGGCAGGGCCAAACATGCCGGGTTCCGGACCAAATATGCCCGACAACGGGGGCATGCTGGATGGAGGCAGCGATGACGCCGACGGCGAAGCGAACATGGCAGGTGGTCGCGGTGCGAGAGATGGCTTTCTGCACGGCAGCGACGAGGCGCGAGATAATCTTCGGGGTCGGGGCGGTAGTGACCGTAGCAGGGACCGTGATCAGCGAGGCGGTGGCTTCGAAAGAGGAGCTGGCGGTGACGGTGGTGGTCGACGCGATCGAGGTGATCGGGGCAGCCGGTGGGGTGGCGGTGGAAATGATCGCGGAGGAGGCAATAATTTCCGCGGCACCGGTGGCGGCAACAACCAGCAGGATGATCGACCTCTGTCAGAGCGGCTGCGGGAGCTGGCTGGCGTTTTGGAATTCAATAATCAACAGCAACGCGCCGGGGGCGTTGGTGTCGGCGGCGGTCGTCTCTTCGCGCGAGTGGGCAATGATGGAGACG ATTTTGGCAACCGGGACGCAGACTTTACGCGACGCGGCGGAAACTTCCAGCAGAATAGGTTCAACAACAATGCGGCTGGTGGAAACGGTGACCTCGCCGGGCGTAACCAGGGTCGCAATGGACCGTTCGGCAACCAGCAGCAGGGTGGACGCGGCGGAATGTTTGGCAACCGGCTCGGAAGAAATaacaaccagcagcaacagcgtggTGGTCAGTTTTTCAATGAAGaccggcaacagcagcagggtgGCTTCTTCGATCGCAACGAAGATAGCAATGGTTACGATTCTGGTGGTAACAACAATGGCCCCAACAATCGTCGCAACTGGAACGATCGCGCGGGCGGTCGGGGCAACAACGGAGGCAACAACCGCGACGAAGGTAACCGTGGACGGGGAAGGCAACAGAATTGGCGCAGTGGCGATGAAAGTGCGGGTGAAGGTGGTGGCTCTGGAGGAGGCCAGCGGTTCAATAATGCCCGCGGAGGAGGCAACAATAACCGTGGCAATGGTGGAGGCAATCGCCCCGGTGCTGCGGCCCGATGGGACGATGACAACGAGTCGTGGGACGATGCTAACAATAGGCCGACCACCGGACGGCAAACACAGTTCGGAGCAAGCAACCGCCAGCGTAGAAACTCGGGCGGAAATGACGAGCAAGAGAACGATCAGCAGGAGCAACGCCGAGAAGGACAATCGGAAAATGACGACATGGCGATTTGCGATGACCAGTCCAGACACAGTGAAAACGATACCGCCAGAGATATGCACAATGTCCCGCTGAACAGACAAGATGATGACGGCGATGCCATGGGCGATCGACGATTCCAGCGCAATCATCATCGCCGAAACGATGATGCAGATGACGAAAGGCCACAGCCCATCCTGTACTCCCCCGAACCGGAAGAGGAGCCGGACGAAATGGGTGGCAATGACCAGTATGCTCGGGAGGATAATACAAACTACCACCAAGGGGACGATAATGGTGGCCAAGATCATCCTAACCGTGGAGTGGAAGCCACCAATGAGCTGATGAATCAATGTCAGCCACAGGAAGATAGCTCGCAATTCGGCGGAGCATCGGCGGACGATCGGTTCGAAGAGCAGCGAGAACAGGAGCAAGCAGCTCCTTCGTCTGCCATGGAACAAGGTGTACGGGATGAGGATAATGACTACTCCCATCCGGAAAAGCAACAGGATCTGCCCGAGGACGATCGCAATGAGACTGCAGCAGCATCTTCATCTTCCCCGACGATGCCCACCCCCTGCCAGGAACAAAACAATGAGCCTAGTGTTCAATCGAATGACACCGCCGAAGAGGAACCAGCTTCTGGCGAACCTGCTGCATGTTGA